In Candidatus Poribacteria bacterium, the following are encoded in one genomic region:
- a CDS encoding TAXI family TRAP transporter solute-binding subunit → MQINFGPFREIQIRVSLVGTIAMLFVIAFSSCERVQKPLITVDTQDAPQTTVLTILGGTPGGSFSPFATAVSDIATQHEPQLKIVVETSPGSVENTRRVNENSTYLGVAFASESHLGYHGQEIFAEEGAKTNIRAVTLLYIAYAQTVVVADSDIHQFEDLVGKKIASGRMGSGSAQTIERLAKSAGIWNQITLLYKGSNEGAAALLAGEADAFHMLVSVPNDAMAQLAATNEIRMLEMDAPAQASGFYEQYPFYLSGPLPVEAYGGKVVPVNTLLMPTLLIAHKDVPAEIVYTILQQVYSPEGLQAMQDATGATADITTIENVSKAFVIPLHRGAYRFWNEHGLSIPVHAMPVD, encoded by the coding sequence ATGCAGATCAATTTCGGACCTTTTCGTGAAATACAAATTCGTGTTAGCTTAGTGGGCACTATCGCCATGCTGTTCGTTATCGCCTTCAGTAGTTGCGAGAGGGTTCAGAAACCTCTCATAACAGTAGATACACAGGATGCCCCCCAGACGACAGTACTTACAATTTTAGGTGGAACCCCCGGGGGCAGTTTTTCGCCTTTTGCGACTGCAGTGAGCGACATCGCGACACAGCATGAACCTCAACTGAAGATAGTGGTTGAAACTTCACCAGGTTCTGTGGAAAACACGCGACGCGTCAATGAAAATTCGACTTATCTCGGTGTTGCATTCGCCTCAGAAAGCCATTTGGGTTACCACGGACAGGAAATTTTCGCTGAAGAAGGGGCCAAAACTAATATACGAGCAGTGACCCTACTCTATATCGCCTATGCCCAAACAGTTGTCGTTGCAGATAGTGATATTCATCAGTTTGAAGACCTCGTTGGCAAGAAAATAGCAAGTGGCAGAATGGGATCCGGTTCCGCACAAACGATAGAACGCTTGGCGAAATCAGCTGGCATCTGGAACCAAATCACACTTCTGTATAAAGGCAGTAACGAGGGAGCAGCCGCCCTCCTGGCTGGAGAAGCAGACGCTTTTCACATGCTAGTGAGTGTACCGAACGATGCAATGGCGCAACTCGCTGCAACCAACGAAATTAGAATGCTTGAAATGGACGCGCCTGCACAGGCATCCGGGTTCTACGAACAATATCCGTTTTACCTCTCCGGTCCATTGCCCGTCGAGGCATACGGCGGCAAAGTCGTACCAGTGAACACACTGCTGATGCCAACATTGCTTATCGCTCACAAAGATGTGCCAGCAGAAATCGTCTATACAATTCTACAACAGGTTTACAGCCCAGAAGGGTTGCAAGCGATGCAGGATGCTACCGGTGCTACAGCAGATATAACAACAATTGAAAATGTGTCAAAAGCG